The sequence GGATCATGCTGGCGTGGAGCTTGATATCCAATACCTGACCACAGGCTATGTCGAGTACAACGAGGACGAGACCATGTCCAATGAGACAGAATTGGATTACCTGAAAATTCCATTTCTCTCCAATTTCTACTTTGGCCGTTCAGGGAGGTTTCACATTAAAATGGGACCGCATTTTGGTTATTTGCTTAATGCTACGGATGTCCGAAGAGAGTTTGAAACAACAAATACAGAAGTCCCCATCTTGCCTACTTACGGGCAGCCGGGTGACGACCCCAAGAAATTTATGTATGGGCTTACCGCTGGAGCAGGTATTTCGAAGGTCTTCGGTAAAAGCACCATTGTCGCTGAAGTAAGGGCTTCTTATGAATTGGGACGGCCTGAAAGCCAAGACCGTATTTTTGACATGGAAGTCACCAATTTGGAATTTACCGTTTCCTACCTGTTTCAGGTAATGGAGCGAAAGTAAAGGCTGAGGTATCCCGCAACATGATAGATACACGTGGTATGCGGAGGTTTCTCTGCAATGACCTGCATGGCTTTGATGTCGTTTAAAGGCCTGTTTCAGGTCAAATCATGGATTATCAAGACGGAGTTTACCGAAGTGCTGCGCTAGGGTGATAAAGACTTTCAGCCTTCGGTTCCAGCATGAAGTCAAACCTAGGTTACAGCATTTACTTGGTGCCTTTGTGGCCTTTTTAATTATCCGTGTTGCTACCGTGAAGCAAACTGCTAGCCACCAACTTCCCTCTTGATCCCAAATCATCCCTAATCCATTCCTGGTAGTTTTACCTTAGCATAAGCAATGCGGTCATCACTTTCCTGCTGTGCCAGTTTTACGTAAAATCCATTTGGCGTAAAAAATCCCAAGGTTGAAAATTCATTTGTGGAAAATGTCAGCTCAGCGGTTTTGGTGAGGTTTTCATCCAAGACAATGAAACTGTAGTTTTCGATTTCCCGCTCCTGATCTACATTTAGTTTAGCCGTTCTTACCAGTAGTTGGTGCCATGGGCTGTACTGCAGCGTACCATATTGGCTGGATGCGGGGTTAGGATTGAACACGATGTATTCACCGCTTTTCTCCGTGGTACCCCGTAAAAATTCCATCGGCTCCTTGCTTCCGGCATCTATCCAAGTCCTTTTTCCATCTTTTATGCGGAGCAGCTTTTCATCTGCTGCAAATGAGATGTAATGTTCCCCTTTGCTTTCGGCATATGCATGGGAATAGTGACAAAATTCGGAATCATCTAAAAAGGCTTTGTATTTTTCTGGAAACGTAAAATTCACGTAGCGATCGGATCCCGTCTCCAAATCATACTCCATCAGCCAGTTTGAATATTCCAGCATGGGTGATTTCAGCACAAAAGGGACATCTGTAAGCAGGACCTTGTTTGCATTTAAGTAGATCGGATTATGCACAAAGGTAGCATAATGGGAACTGCCCCTGACGGTATTTT comes from Echinicola vietnamensis DSM 17526 and encodes:
- a CDS encoding porin family protein, with protein sequence MKSTVTSLHKFILLCLLLAGTTTMAQAQLSVGFRGGLSYSGMSYRPTVAIPKQKVHGVKSKPVYGIAIEHYFKDHAGVELDIQYLTTGYVEYNEDETMSNETELDYLKIPFLSNFYFGRSGRFHIKMGPHFGYLLNATDVRREFETTNTEVPILPTYGQPGDDPKKFMYGLTAGAGISKVFGKSTIVAEVRASYELGRPESQDRIFDMEVTNLEFTVSYLFQVMERK
- a CDS encoding DUF4221 family protein — encoded protein: MATLVQDTLWLEKDIHTQWLGTDFTYLEEAGKPMLCQFNGRRLLTYDLGTGNLVSTQRYEEEGPNGIGSFISGSLISKDSMVFISGGKQLIIADHKGTVHSRHDLPAHENTVRGSSHYATFVHNPIYLNANKVLLTDVPFVLKSPMLEYSNWLMEYDLETGSDRYVNFTFPEKYKAFLDDSEFCHYSHAYAESKGEHYISFAADEKLLRIKDGKRTWIDAGSKEPMEFLRGTTEKSGEYIVFNPNPASSQYGTLQYSPWHQLLVRTAKLNVDQEREIENYSFIVLDENLTKTAELTFSTNEFSTLGFFTPNGFYVKLAQQESDDRIAYAKVKLPGMD